From the genome of Vigna angularis cultivar LongXiaoDou No.4 chromosome 11, ASM1680809v1, whole genome shotgun sequence, one region includes:
- the LOC108333339 gene encoding early nodulin-like protein 1 codes for MATIILRSNEVLHALLLFCLFLMLHNCRAYEFIVGGQKGWSLPSDPNSNPYSQWAQKSRFQIGDSLVFNYPSGKDSVIQVSSKDYESCNTDAYAEKFSDGHTVIKLSQSGPHYFISGNKNNCLKNEKLVVIVLADRNNKNTYTNQTSPSPSPSQFTTQSVAPSPAPSQQQVPSPVAAPPQQEAASPPSPPSNQTPAPAPAPVSDQPSPPSPPHNDASSILVSFAGSVGALFMASVLFFSL; via the exons ATGGCTACCATCATTTTAAGGTCAAATGAAGTGCTTCATGCCTTGCTCTTGTTCTGTCTCTTCCTGATGCTGCACAACTGTCGTGCCTATGAATTCATTGTCGGAGGCCAAAAGGGTTGGAGTCTGCCAAGTGATCCCAATTCTAACCCTTATAGTCAATGGGCACAAAAGAGCAGATTTCAAATAGGAGACTCCTTAG TGTTCAATTACCCTTCTGGCAAAGATTCAGTGATTCAAGTAAGCAGCAAAGACTATGAGAGTTGCAACACTGATGCATACGCTGAAAAATTCTCAGACGGCCACACAGTCATCAAGCTCAGCCAATCAGGGCCTCACTACTTCATCAGTGGAAACAAAAACAACTGTCTCAAAAATGAGAAACTGGTGGTGATTGTGTTGGCCGACAGgaacaacaaaaacacataCACCAACCAAACAAGTCCTTCACCTTCTCCTTCTCAGTTTACAACACAATCAGTAGCTCCATCCCCAGCACCTTCTCAGCAACAAGTTCCATCTCCGGTGGCAGCACCTCCTCAGCAAGAGGCTGCTTCTCCACCATCTCCACCCTCTAACCAAACACCAGCTCCAGCTCCAGCTCCTGTTTCTGATCAgccttctcctccttctcctcctcACAATGATGCTTCCTCAATCCTGGTCAGTTTTGCTGGTTCTGTTGGAGCATTATTCATGGCCTCGGttctgtttttttctttgtaa
- the LOC108333548 gene encoding protein disulfide-isomerase 5-4 gives MISSSKLKSVDFYRKIPRDLTEASVSGAGLSIIAALCMVFLFGMELNSYLSVSTATSVIVDKSSDGDYLRIDFNMSFPALSCEFAAVDVSDVLGTNRLNLTKTIRKFSIDSNLRTTGHEYHSEPATTNIKHDNEVHEESIGGSLELTTDNFDKYAHQFPVTVVNFYAPWCYWSQRLKPSWEKASKIIRERYDPETDGRIVMGRVDCTQNGELCRSHHVQGYPSIRIFRKGSDVRSDHGHHEHESYYGDRDTDSLVKTMDNLVASLPSESQKLSLGDKSTFASHTKRPAPSAGGCRIEGYVRVKKVPGNLIISARSDAHSFDASQMNMSHVINHLSFGRKVSPRVMSDVKRLIPYVGSSHDRLNGLSFINTRDLGANVTMEHYLQVVKTEVITRKDYKLVEEYEYTAHSSVAQSLHIPVAKFHLELSPMQVLITENPKSFSHFLTNVCAIIGGVFTVAGILDSILHNTIRLMKKVELGKNF, from the exons AAAAATCCCTAGAGATTTAACCGAGGCTTCAGTATCAGGAGCAGGGTTATCCATAATAGCAGCTCTCTGCATGGTGTTTTTGTTTGGAATG GAACTTAATAGTTATTTGTCTGTCAGCACCGCTACATCTGTTATTGTTGACAAGAGTAGTGATGGGGACTATTTACGTATAGATTTCAATATGAG TTTTCCTGCCCTTTCTTGTGAGTTTGCAGCGGTTGATGTGAGTGATGTGCTGGGCACA AACAGGCTGAATCTAACAAAAACAATTCGCAAGTTTTCTATTGATTCAAATTTAAGAACCACTGGTCACGAGTACCATTCAGAACCAGCTACTACCAACATAAAGCACGATAATGAAGTACATGAAGAATCCATTGGAGGTTCTCTTGAACTCACAACagataattttgataaatatgCTCACCA GTTTCCAGTTACAGTTGTTAATTTTTATGCTCCTTGGTGTTATTGGAGTCAAAGATTg AAACCTTCATGGGAAAAAGCATCTAAAATAATTAGAGAGAG ATATGATCCAGAAACGGATGGTCGTATTGTTATGGGGAGGGTAGATTGCACTCAAAATGGAGAATTGTGCCGGAG CCATCATGTACAAGGGTATCCTTCAATTCGTATCTTTCGAAAAGGAAGTGATGTGAG GAGTGACCATGGACATCATGAGCACGAGTCCTATTACGGTGATCGCGACACAGATAGCCTAGTCAAG ACCATGGACAATTTAGTGGCGTCTCTTCCTTCAGAATCTCAGAAGTTAAGTTTGGGGGATAAATCCACTTTTGCGTCACATACAAAAAGACCAGCACCATCAGCTGGGGGATGTAGAATTGAAGGATATGTGCGTGTTAAGAAG GTTCCTGGAAACTTAATCATCTCAGCTAGATCCGATGCCCATTCCTTTGATGCTTCCCAAATGAACATGTCACATGTCATAAACCACTTATCTTTTGGAAGGAAAGTGTCACCTAGGGTTATGAGTGATGTGAAGCGCTTGATACCTTACGTAGGTAGCAGTCATGACAGGCTGAATGGCCTGTCATTTATCAACACACGGGATTTAGGAGCAAATGTTACT ATGGAGCATTACCTTCAGGTAGTTAAAACAGAGGTGATAACAAGAAAAGATTATAAATTAGTTGAGGAGTATGAGTATACAGCGCACAGCAGTGTTGCACAGAGTTTACACATTCCTGTTGCCAAGTTCCATCTTGAGCTCTCCCCCATGCAG GTCTTAATAACAGAAAATCCGAAGTCCTTTTCTCACTTCCTTACGAATGTCTGTGCTATTATTGGGGGTGTTTTCACG GTTGCTGGAATTTTGGACTCCATTTTGCACAACACTATTAGACTAATGAAAAAAGTTGAGCTTGGCAAAAATTTTTGA